Genomic segment of Capsicum annuum cultivar UCD-10X-F1 unplaced genomic scaffold, UCD10Xv1.1 ctg83271, whole genome shotgun sequence:
TTTTGAGAAATTTGTGTGTAAAAGAAGGAATAAGCTAGAACCAGCTAACATAGGATAAAGGATCACGGACAGACCTCCCTATGAACAAAGACTTCCTCAATCACTTTCTTTGCGTAATCTGGATCATCGCATATCAGTATGTTGTCAAATACAGAGCCTGCCTTCACCTGAAGCCCATGACAAAACACAACAGTACGTCACCCAGAGAAGTTTATGTTGCCAAAATTGGGTTCACagtcaaatatttatttatagatatttagCGGATTTCTTAATATATATGCAAAACTACTGGCTCCCGTGAACCTGTAGGGTTTGCTCTAAATTCGCCACTGACATCGCCCATTCTAACTTCATAGATTGTGGAAAGACAACATTATACTAGTTCAGACTACTATTCTTACCTGCCAAATTTCGATTCTGACATATTTGGTAGGCCTCAGTACATAGAGATCAGGATCATCTTCAAATTCTgaagagagagatagagagagcaGGAGATCAGAATGAATTTCTAATAGTGTAACAGAACTTCATATCATTGGCAAGCGTATTCAAATGCATACATTCATTACCTGGATTGTCGATCCAAGGGGTCTTCCATTTACCTTTGTAGTTGGGGTTTTTTACTTTCTGCGACATAAGATACAGTCGCTAAGTAGATAATCCAGTTACGACTTGAAGCATTCAAGCTTCGTGATTAGCAATCAGAATGATTTCCACATACCTTTCGTTTCCATGGACCTTTATATGCTGGATTAGGAACTTTTGGTGGTCTCCAGatgccatcttcttcttcatcccagtGATCA
This window contains:
- the LOC124895616 gene encoding calreticulin-3-like, whose protein sequence is MAPADWEEREYIDDPNQVKPEGYDSIPREIPDPNAKKPDHWDEEEDGIWRPPKVPNPAYKGPWKRKKVKNPNYKGKWKTPWIDNPEFEDDPDLYVLRPTKYVRIEIWQVKAGSVFDNILICDDPDYAKKVIEEVFVHREVCP